The Triticum urartu cultivar G1812 chromosome 6, Tu2.1, whole genome shotgun sequence genome includes the window AGGTTTTGAAGTTGTGCGGCCTCCTGTGCACCACTGGTGAGCAACTATCCTCTCATTAATGCCACACCTGCCCCCTCAAAGTCCCgtggtggcccgtcgggtggccGCCTACAACCTCGTCAACTACCTCGCGAAAGCCTATAAAAGGCCGTCGCGGCCCCCCTTCTCTCCCCTACTACAATCCACTTGCTGAAGCCTCTCAATATTTTCTCGCCCGCCTCCAATCAGCTCTCTCGATGCCATGATGCAGCAGGAGGAGCTGTCCCTCATCTTCAATTATGGGGATGATGATAAGCCGGAGAAGCCTGGCATCGGAGCGGGTTGAAGACGATACGATCTTGGACCAAATCGGACAATAGATGAGGTCTGCGCGGACGCGCCCATCCCCATGTCGCGTCCATCCCCGCATTGTCGAACTGGGACGTGGCCATTGAGCTGAGTTACCAAGCTATCATGGCTCTCATTGAAGCATACCCTTACATCACTGACCCCGCTACCACCGGCAAATCCCGTCGCTGCCATGGTCGTGGCCCCAAGTAgataattaatttaattattatGAATGTAAATTCGCAATGCGGCTATGAATGAAACCGACGCTTTAATATCAAACGTGTTATGCTAATTTTTTTGAACTAATTTGTGTGCTTGTGATTTCTTTTAGCAAGCTTGTCCCTTGGTGTGTTCTGCTAGAGCTGCTCTCAGTGAAAGAAAAAAGGCATTGGCTAGATGTTGAAATAAATTTGGGTCAATCGATTTGCTCTGAGTCGTCGGATGCTACATGGACGACTAGATCAGCTTTTTCAAACCTCAAACCACCCAAAATGGTTATTGTACATCTTCTTCAAACCTTGAACCGCCCAATCTACCGCCGGCCTAATCGCCAGCTGCCGCCGCCCGCGACGCTACACGCGCCAGCCTCGCCACTCGGCCTTCCCCCCAACCGCCGCCCACCACCGTGCTTCCTTCACACCCCCgcccccggccatccctctaacCCTGGCCATGATGCATTTTTTTTCCGGCAAACTACACCCCCACCCCCAACACCCCTACGATAGATCATGTGGCAACCTGCCACCTTAAGATAGATTATGGGGCAGCTTCTCCGGCGAGTGGCGCCTGCTTCTGCCTTCCCTGCAGCGACTATGTACTTTCTATGAAAATTGACTGCCCAAATTCTATTTTTAGGCGACTTACATTTAGCTATTGTGAAGAGAGAGAAAATACATCTCTTCAggtcaaaaagaaaaagaaaaaacgtTTTCTATGGAGGCTGGTATATGGCAATTTTGAGTTTACGCGTCACCTGCGTAGCCTTCAAATACACAGAGTATAATAATAATAAATTCTATGTACCTCTGCAGTAGTCACCTGCTTAGCCTAAgtagagttttgccagaactttaCCAAGGCAATTCATACACTTTGTAGCATACACACCACGCGTCTACTGCTTACAAACCCGCCGACCTTCAGATCGAAGCTAAATGCTAATGGAGTAACCACGACATGCCCGCGAGCTACTACGAATCACCCACGCGCTGGCCATTATTAGCCATCGAGTTTTCTTTGAAGAACTTCTTGGAAGATACGAGGATGGGGCTACGCACGACGTGCTTGCGCGAGACCCACTTGAGCTGCCCTTCCGCGATGCGCTCCTTCATCTTCTGCCCGTCCTTGGTCCTGATGGTCACCGTGAATGTCTGCACCTGGTTCACGTCCCTAAACCCGAGTATGTCCGGCGTCACCTTCGCCGACAGCGACGGCGGGAGCTCGACGGACGCGGCGTACACCCCTACGTCGTTGTCGACGTTCGTGAGGGCGCGGCTGACGTTCACGACGTACGGCTCCTTGTCGAGGTAGACGGTGATGGACGGGTAGTTGAGGTCCTTCTGGTGGATCACCGGCAGCTGCTTGCACGACAGCGGCGGCGCCGGGTGGATGATCGAGCTCACCTCGTGGTCGTTGTAGCCGAGCCCGCACAGGTACGGGATGTAGTCATGGGCGCTTTGGTTGTACACGAGCCCGGGATTCATGGCTCTGGTGGGGTTGATGTAGCCGGCGCCCATCGAAATCAAGTTGGCCGGCAGCCCGTCCTGGTCCAGCATCGGCATCCGGCGGCCGTCCCTCGTGTCGGTCGTCGTCATCATGGCCGACTTGATGGCCGCCGGCGACCAGGTCGGGTGCGCTTTCTTGATCAGCACGGCGACCCCGCTGATGTGCGGCGTGGACATGGACGTGCCGGACATGATGTCGAACTTGTACGCCATCTCGTTGGGCGGCTGGGCGAGCCCGTTGGGCATGGGGACGGCGGCGATGATGTTCACTCCCGGGCCGGTGATGTCGGGCTTGAGAATCCCCTGGTTTTGCCTGCTCGGGCCCCGTGACGAGAATGGCGCCACGACCGGCGCCATGCGGTTGCCGagcaacgcccctttgaagaccAGCTGGGCGGTCGGGCTCTGCGTGGAATTCACGTACGCCATGATCTTGTCCGACCACTTGGATTCTACTTGCGTTGCTGGGAGGGCATGCGCCTTGGGTGAGATCACCAAGCCAGACTCCTCCGGTTGAACGATGATCATGGCGATAGCGCCGGCGTCGTGCAGGATGCTTCCCTTCTCGAGGTTGGTCAGGTTGCCGCCGGAGATGCAAAGGACTATCTTTCCGGCGACTTGCTTGGCCGTTAGGACGGTCTTGTCCGAGCACGTGCCGTCGGGGGCAGTGTCAATCACCAACGGCTGCTGCACGCTCACGTAGGTGCTCGGCTGGTAGTGCGATTCGCCGTTGACCACAAGCCCATTGCCAAACTTGACGTCCGCAGAGAAAGTCCGGTCAGTTGTGGCCGCAGCCACGGTGAGCAGCCACGGGGCCTCGTTGGCAACTGTGGCCGGGGATGGGCCTTGGTTCCCAGCCGATGTGCAGACGAAGACGCCTCTCATGACGCTGCTGAATCCCCCCAGCGCAATGGGGTCGGCGGCGAAGTCTCCGGCGTCATCAGCGCCGAGCGACATGGAGAGCACGTCGATGCCCTCGTCGAGGGCGTCGTCGATCGCCGCGAGTATGTCGTCGCGGTCGCAGCCCTTGCCCACGAAGCACACCTGGTAGAAGGCCAGGTGCGCGCGGGGCGCCATGCCGGCCGCCGTGCCGAAGCCGCTGCCCATGGCGTTGGCTCCCGGCACGAACGCGCCGGCCGCCGTGCTCGACACGTGCGTCCCGTGCGCGCTGTCGTCGATGGGCAGGACTGGGTCGTCGATCCCTTCCCACCTCCACTTGGCCGACTCGTAGAAGGAGCGCGCGCCGATGAGCTTGTTGTTGCACACGGAGCGGTTGAAGTCGCAGCGGCCCTTCCActtggcgggcggcggcggcatgcCGGTGCCGTCGAACGACGGGTGCGCGCCGGCGATGCCGCCGTCGAGGATGCCGATGATCATCCCCTCCCCCATGTTGGTCCTGTTCCAGACGCCGGCGTGGAACAAGGGGCCGGTGAGCCCAAGCATCCGCGGCGTGTGCGTGGTCGTGAGCTGGTAGGTCTGCTCCGGCAAGGCCTTGAGGAACCAGTCCTTCTCGCCCATATGGTGCAGCTCGTCGGGGGTGAGGCGGGCGGCGAAGCCATTGATGACGTTGCGGTAGGAGTAGATGAGGCGCTCCGCGGCGCCCGGGTCCGCGTCGAGCTGTTCCTTGGCCTGGTCGCacgcggacgccagcagcgaggcGTGCCAGCTCGACACGTTCTTGTACAGGTTCCGGTCGTACTCGTACGGCGTGCGCACGATGACGAGGTAGTTCTTGTGCTCGCCGTGGTCGTTGTGGGCGACGACggccgtggcggcggcggccacCACGAGGAGGAGGGCGGCCAAGCTCCCCGGATAACCCATCGGAGAAGAAGCAAAAGCTAGAGACGAAGGGCCGGGAGAGATCGATATGCTTCTTGTCCCAAACTTGTGCATGTCGTGGTGTGGATGCGCCTAATATAGCAACGGCATGCAAGATTTGAGGCGGACTGTTTGCGCCACGAGCTCCATTGTTGCGCTTCATTCGAGCATGGCAATGCATGCATGTGGGGGGAAACGGAAGAGGACTCTGCACCCCACGTTGCCAAACACTGAGATGGAAATGCCGGTATAAATTCACATTTATCAGACCCAACTATTGATAGTTCCTACCAACTATAGAGATCGATGTCAATGTGTCACCTATTAGCAAGCCATTATGGTGTTCATTCATATGGAGTTCTCACATGGTGTTCATTCATATTTTGTGAGGCCCCTCCCAATTCTCACATGGTGTTCATTCATATTTTGTGAGGcccctcccaatgctccaccatggaCACGTGCTAAGCATACCACATAAGCGAAAAAATGACATGACACTACATTTAAGGACGAGAGAGAGTACTTTGGTGATCCCAGGAAGAACCAATGCTAAACGCAAAAACCTAGGCAAACCACTTAAATGAAACAATTTGACCAATACATGAAAGACTTTAGGTGCTAACTCATTAAATAATGTGTGCTTAGCAACAACAAGCTAAGCACTTATGCATTAGGGTGTTGAGTTGCTAAGGTATTTAATGcacttagcacctcatctaagcaccttTGCATTGGAAGAGGTCTGAGGGAAGTAGTAGTGTAGTAGTACTAGATGGGTGGTGCGGCTTGTCGAGCGTTGCCCTCGAAACAACGGCCACCATAGATGAGCCTCCATTATTAGATAAGGAAATTGCATGGATTACATAGATAGGAAATATAAAGTTTGACGGGAACACGAGAGTATAAATGAACACAATAGATTCTATGATGAGTTGAAAATTTTGAATAAGTATCGTTTGAATTCATTGAGGTTTTTCAGATTGTACAAACTCACTGGAATTGGCATCCGGGACTTGCAACACACTGACATTGCGATGCGTGTGCATTGGCTCTGGCTTCTGGCGACCGACCCAGAGCCCCTGGCGGCACTTAACACTGCCATGCAAGCCCGAGGTTCGGCAAATATTCCGCCCCTTCCATTTCCTGGACGCTCAACGATGGGCGAACTTGCAAATCTGATTTGATCACTGGCTTGACGGCGCTTCCATTGCCGAGATTGCACCAGCGCTTACTTTTCTCGGCATCGATGCTGGTGGAAGGGACACCTTGTCTTAGAGGCTCTAGACTCCCAACCTTGGGTCCTTGACATTGGTGGCATCATGGGTCCAGAGGCCATGATTCAGTACGTCGACGTTTGGCATCGTCTTCGTGGCATCACTCTGTCTTCCTCCCCAGACCCGATCCGCTAGAGTTGGACCAAGAATGACGCCTGCTCGGCGCGTTACCTCGCTAGAAACCTTGGGCTCTGCTCAGCGTCAAGATGTTCCTATGGCTTGTGAGCCTTGACAGATGTTCGACAACAAAGCGCCTCGCCCATCGAGGCTTGCCACATGCCCATGCTTGCATCCTCTTCAACCAATGCGACGAGACTAACCACCACCTACTGTCCGGCTATGTCTTCGTCCGCAGTCTGGCACAAGGTGTTTCACTGGTCCTGCATCCCAGCATTTCCACCTGACAACTCCTCTGATTTCTGCGAATGGTGGTCATCGGCCAAAAATTTGACATGCGGCGCCTAAGAACACTCAATCCCCCGTGTGACCGTGTATACTTTCCCCATTCTTCTCCCGCATGTCGGCACCACAGTTCCGCCGCCACCTCCCCCATGCGCCGCCATAACCACCGATGACCGCGGCTCCGGCCGGAATGGGTTGCCAAGACCCTTCTGCCACCTCACCGGCCACCGTCGTCGGCGTGTCACTGCTGCAAACGACCTCCAGCTAGCGCTGCCGCCCGCACAAAAGAAAAGATTGGGCACAAAAGGTGTTGTCCGGTCAACCACCCCGGCCGATGCTACTGGTCGCAAAGTTGGCAGGGTGACGCTTGCCTCCCGGCGACTATAGGCCACCGCCCGCTGCTCCTACCGGTGCCAAAGTTCTAGGAAGCCTACCGCCACCATGTGGGCCCTTGTTGAGGAGGTGGCGAAGAAAACGAAAAGCCACTCCCGTCCCACACCCTGCGCCTCGGGTAGAAGCTCCAGCCACCCCTATGGCCAGTGCTCCGACGTGTCCAGCTGCCGCAGCGGGCAACAAGGTCCCCAGCCGccaagtgcttgatgaaatgccTACATGTTTCTTTTCGTTTCGGCCTATGCATTATGCTGATGGATGATTtagtttgttgttgttgttgttgttgtttctttGCGTCTTTGGAAGCATAGCATACACTTGGGCTTGATGAACTAAATTACGCATGTTTTAATTGGAACATCTCAATCAGTTAAACTTTAGCTTGTTAACGGTTTATGTTTTGCATGTTGATTTGAATGATTGATGATATGTTGTCTAATTGTTTGTACATCATGTGGTTGACTAAAGGAATTGAGTAAAAAAATATTAACTCCACTAAGTTTAGGGGATCGGCTACATCCAGCCTCAGTTAGAGGAGTAAAATTTTACTCTTCTAAGTTTACTCGGTCATTTACTCCTCTATCTTTTAGAGGATCGACTAGACATGCCATTAGGTACAGATGCGTGCTCTGCCAGGTCTCCCTGCCCCACCCATGACGCCTTCTGAGTTAAACCGAAACCTCCGCACCTTGATCTATCATGCATACTTCACCTTGGGCATCGGCAACTCGTCGTCCTCGTCGGCATCCCTCGGGTGGCCGGTATGGCGACGCGGCTCCGATGGCCGTTGTGAAGCATGCACGACCGACCGCTCGTGTTGTGTCGATCTCTGCAAACCAGACGAACATCGTGTTCACCACGTCTACCAATAATTTGAGCACTCGTTGGCTACGCGCCAGCCGGTCACAATGCCAATTCAAGCAGCCATTGTTGGTCGACGGGCATCTCGGTCGCGGTTGAGAGGGGCCACGTAGAGGAGGggactagtgcaagatgtggaaattgattgcacttgttcttgccaagatgataagagtgaagtatgttgacggagtcaccctcaagaactctctagttcttcttcttcgggatccacaccatcttgatgggaatcctcggtgttgtagttgtacttgatgaagtggaacttgaagtagtcttgggaacccacttgaccaaggccctatgagcttcttcaaatgcatcaatttcctcttgaagctttccttgcctttttgcttgtggtcttgtggtggaagatcatcttaaACTTGTGTCCGTTTGAGAGAAGTGGGATCATACtcctcttgttgaggaacaaacttcgtcttggggtattgatcttcttcccactcaactccattggcattgagctttcgttcaaaaccaacaccttgattcttccggtgccttccttgcttgcgtaaaatttcctcgaattgctacttccggcaaggctcttgtaaacacctttctctataattcccttcaataagctattttcttgctcaagtgtaacttggctaagagaatcattagtggaatcaagagaactactagaagcaacaatattggatttagcatgattattgttactactagaggaagaatctttcttgttcttgttactagacttgacttgaggcatgtaaatggacaagagtaaacgcttggcaatgtaagaagaacttttcttgcgaagatcatcattgattgcttttaagaactcatgctcttgctcaaggttgagcttttcaaagcacaatttctcatgagtccttaaaagttctcgatgatctcctaagatagtttcatgagctaacttaagagtgtttagttctttagttagagactcaatcttctccttatcattgtcattcgttttatcttgattagcatgattaattgacgtttcatcatagtattcatcactagagttgtcaacaagtaaatcatcatcacctaacaagtcatcttcatcactattgaaatcaacatactcggggtgtgatacctttgggcctttatccatgaagcatgttccaactccttcatttggtgagtcaaatatgtcgtaggagttggttgtcacaagtgctagaccggcaacaccttcatcttgagtatattcggagtcggagtgatagcttctctcggagtggttgtcggagtcggagccggatacccattcaccaacatgagcttgatgtctttgttttgtgtagctccttgatgacttgtcctttctttccgaatccttgcttctccgtgagggtcttcgttcataacgatcatttctactccttctttctctagatggtgattcttctcttctacttcttctcttgggagaatcttctcttctcttgtagggggtcGTACATTCATTagaatagtgtccgggccttccacaattgtagcagtttcgctctcgactagaagatcttttgtcattgtaggaccttgacttggagcttctctctttgctcctactcttgtagaacatgttgaagttcttcaccattaagctcaattcttcattgaaggtttgtttctcactcgatgatgtgggggcttcacatgaggctttgtaagcaccacttgatttgttgtgaacttcctctttatccttgagtgacatctcatgagcaacaattcttccgatgactttcgttggcttgagatctttgtaattgggcatcatttggatcaatgtgcacatggtatcatattttccatccaaggctcttaggatcttcttgatgatgaatttgtcggtcatctcttcactccctaagccggcaatctcatttgtgataagagcaagcctagagtacatttcagcgacaccttcaccatccttcattttgaacttgtcaagttgactttgaagcacatccaacttggattccttgatggagtcggtaccttcatgcatgtcaatcaaagtatcccaaatttcctttgcattctcaagacggctgattttgttgaattcttcggggcacaatctgttgaagaggatatcacaagcttgagcattgtattgtagcatcttcaactcatccgcggtagcttcacgattcggttctttcccatcaaagaattcgccttgcaagccaacacacataataacccaaacggcggggttatgtccaagaatatgcattttcatcttatgcttccaactagcaaaattagtaccatcaaagtaagggcctctacggtgataatttccctcgctagacgccatactcttctaggttgtgaaaccaaggctatgaccaccaaaagctatggaaatcaaagcaaatggagaccaaagctttgataccacttgtaggattgaaagtatgtctagagggggggtgattagactacttgaccaaataaaaatctagccttttcccaattttagttcttggcagattttagctatcttagcacaagtcaagcaagctccacacaattcaagcaagcatgcaaaagagtatatgagcaacggaaagtaaagcatgcaacttgcaagaatgtaaagggaagggtttgaaggattcaaacgcaattggagacatggatgtttttgtcgtggtttcgataggtggtgctatcgtacatccacgttgatggagacttcaacccacggagggtaacggttgcgcgagtccacggagggctccacccacgaagggtccacgaagaagcaaccttgtctattccatcatggtcgtcgcccacgaaggacttgcctcactagcggtagatcttcacgaagtaggcgatctccttgcccttacaaactccttggttcaactccaaaatcttgtcggaggctcccaagtgacacctagccaatctaggagacaccactctccaagaagtaacaaatggtgtattgatgatgaactccttgctcttgtgcttcaaatgatagtctccccaacactcaactctctctcacaggatttgaatttggtggaaagaagatttgagtggaaagcaacttggggaaggctagagatcaagattcatatggttggaatggaatatcttgacctcaacacaagtgtaggtggttctctctaagaaaatgtgtattggaagtgtaggtatgttcggatggctctcttcacgaatgaagagtgggtggaggggtatatatagcctccacacagaatctaaccgttacacacaatttgccaaactcggtgggaccgaatggttaaacttggtcagaccgattcaacaaacctagtgaccgttaggattttcggtgggactgagatgtaACTCGGTacgaccgatatggttagggttagggcataacgtaatctcggtgtgaccgattacacaaactcggtgggaccgattttggtaataagctaaccaaagagttggtcaggtaaactcggtgggaccgattcgctcatctcggtaagaccgaagaccgaaatgttacaaaagggaaacagagagtttacattgcaatctcggtgggaccgatcgctcatctcggtaagaccgaaacattacgaagggaaacaaagagattacaatcccatctcggtgagaccgagatccctatcggtgagaccgatttgcctagggtttgtggcagtggctatgacatttgaaactcggtggcgccggatagaaataatcggtggggccgagtttgacttttggtttaggtcatatgtggatgtgggaaggtagttgagggttttggagcatatcactaagcaccttgagcaagcaagccattaagcaacacctcatccctccttgatagtattggcttttcctatagactcaatgtgatcttggatcactaaaatataaaatgtagagtcttaatcttgaagcttgagccaaactttttgtccttagaattttgagggatccgctttcctcatccatgccatgccattcattgagcttttcctgaaatattaatcttggaataatgttagctcaatgagctatatgttgttaggaattaccaaaaccactcggggatagttgcactttcaatatccccctttttggtaattgatgacaacatatacatcaaagcttcgacaaatgataataagagtggaagatattgtcgctttgggaagtatgtgaaaagcaagagctccctctaaatttgtgcatatcttaagattttctttggactgcaaatgcacaatgagttaggatcatgggttactcttccatgtcacatacatcttggcagagcgctcaaaatgataagaattaaatacatgcactcatcaccaagcaaagtgaatgatcatataaggataagtaagataatatcatctaacaagcataagtgtagcttatgatcaaccacatgatcatcaatgtctcacagataatagcgtagtatctcaagcaatcaaaagataaacaaagttcaaccaccaaagcaagagagaataaaaagcaatgCTCTCTCtagaagcctatgatctatacatttttctccccctttggcaacaagttaccaaaaagttcatagaaaatgcatagcactagaacgtctctcaggcttggtcttcaggtggtggtgtccggagaactccaaggacgaaggcttcagtcgaagtagacAGAGCTGATGGGGTAGGTGCTAGAGCTGGTGACACTGAagttgtagctggtgcagatgaagtggctctagtgTCCGGTACAGGCACTGCAGTAGATCTCTGAGCTCGAGGCACTTTGgaaaatgcatcagtggttgtcttgcccttcctctcctgcatgtcatcctgtagctgctccacaacagactgaatctcagttactttgacatctaaatcatagattttttgttccacgattctttccaggctctcctggttttgagttagggtggccaaccccttctcaatcctcagagatgatgctatcaagtaaccaaactggtcctgcttgcttttcaaaaagtactcagatgcctcctcttgagttggcatcttggcagccttctccatctttgccttctccttcttttcTTGTGTTTGCATTGAGGAGGGTTCGTcttcattcatcacaacttggttgtcctcgaagtcaggatagataggcaagtgttccttatccaacaagtatgtgcctgtgcccatctttgagtttatcaactcctggatctgtggggcatatccacaactttttttctggtcagctgcagtcctcttgatagtctcaactataaggctcatgaccttgaacttctgtggcacatcaaatatatgtagcaagttaattgcatggcctctgatcattctgtgatcaccagacttgggcaagagagtgtgcctaaggatccaattgattgtaggcagccctgacagcaagtgttttactgacccaaactggtgagtctcaagatcttcttcaggaatctccttgtacatatttgccacagtgttgtgatccatcttcttcttggcatagacatccaagtcatcttctttTTCCTTAGGTGCATTGATCagatttgcccattcctcaatagttgagtggtaccttgtaccttcagatatccatactatcctgccatctggatagaagtgtgttgtggagtagaattgcattatgagctcctcattccactttgtgagcttctgcccaacaaagtctgcaactccacaagcactgaagctgtcaaacacaccaagatagtgttcctcattttccttcataTACTTCCAGTCAACCCacctcatttcacacactataggcttcttgtccagcagcactgtctcatagaaatcctgatgttcctttgtgtggaacctataatcaacagcagtccttctactggtagcatatggatctgtctctctccatttcctcagtcttgagtctctcctgatcttcatgttctcagccacaggatgagcatcattgtggtctggaatttttggcttcaattttctcagaacatgctcttcatcttcttcttcagcaacagtctcaggcactggggccttgttcttctcagcagctggtatgtTTCTGGTATTTCTCTTTGGTACAGTCTTGgacttggaggcagctttgggtgcttctttgggctttgatgttgcagcccctgtcctgatagcatcacccataagcttctgtgccttgggtgatggtgcagcaacctcttcttcctcttcttcttccatcatggaagcctttccaatcactctggccatggtcttcttgaccctttccttccttttctttccttctaCAGCAGGCTCTTTGGGTTGAGATTccaaagatgcttgagaggatgctctggccttagacattggttgtcttcctgctggccttttgatcttcattcCTGGCTTAACTGCAGCTGAGTTGTactccttcttaaccactttcttct containing:
- the LOC125512249 gene encoding subtilisin-like protease 4, with amino-acid sequence MHKFGTRSISISPGPSSLAFASSPMGYPGSLAALLLVVAAAATAVVAHNDHGEHKNYLVIVRTPYEYDRNLYKNVSSWHASLLASACDQAKEQLDADPGAAERLIYSYRNVINGFAARLTPDELHHMGEKDWFLKALPEQTYQLTTTHTPRMLGLTGPLFHAGVWNRTNMGEGMIIGILDGGIAGAHPSFDGTGMPPPPAKWKGRCDFNRSVCNNKLIGARSFYESAKWRWEGIDDPVLPIDDSAHGTHVSSTAAGAFVPGANAMGSGFGTAAGMAPRAHLAFYQVCFVGKGCDRDDILAAIDDALDEGIDVLSMSLGADDAGDFAADPIALGGFSSVMRGVFVCTSAGNQGPSPATVANEAPWLLTVAAATTDRTFSADVKFGNGLVVNGESHYQPSTYVSVQQPLVIDTAPDGTCSDKTVLTAKQVAGKIVLCISGGNLTNLEKGSILHDAGAIAMIIVQPEESGLVISPKAHALPATQVESKWSDKIMAYVNSTQSPTAQLVFKGALLGNRMAPVVAPFSSRGPSRQNQGILKPDITGPGVNIIAAVPMPNGLAQPPNEMAYKFDIMSGTSMSTPHISGVAVLIKKAHPTWSPAAIKSAMMTTTDTRDGRRMPMLDQDGLPANLISMGAGYINPTRAMNPGLVYNQSAHDYIPYLCGLGYNDHEVSSIIHPAPPLSCKQLPVIHQKDLNYPSITVYLDKEPYVVNVSRALTNVDNDVGVYAASVELPPSLSAKVTPDILGFRDVNQVQTFTVTIRTKDGQKMKERIAEGQLKWVSRKHVVRSPILVSSKKFFKENSMANNGQRVGDS